The stretch of DNA CTTTTGGAAAAATTGTTGTACCGGGTGCTTTAACGATTGGAATTGTTGATGGATTTGTATTAAGAGATGTCGTTTCACAACGGCTAAAAATAGCACATTATGGGTATGATAAAATCCGTTTCTTAAGACCGGTTTGTCCTGGAGATACGATTTTTCTTGAGGTGAAAGTTCTTGACAAGAAAGAACGCAACGAAGAGTTTGGCGTTGTCACATTTGAATATAAGGTTAAGAATCAAAAAAATGAATCCGTTGCCATTATTCACGATCTTCAAATGATTGAAAAGCGGCAGGTTAAAGAAAAATAACAAAATGTACAATGGAGGAGAAAAGAATGATGAAAGATAGTGGAGCATTAGACGGGATTAAAGTTTTAGATTTTTCATTAGCGATGTCGGGGCCTTTTGCAGCTCAAAAATTAGGTGATATGGGCGCTGAAGTTATAAAGATTGAACCGACAGGGGATGGCGAATGGCACCGAACTCGGCCAGCTGCAAATGCTTGGGTGAACAAATTAAATTCTTCTTTTATTTCTTTTAATCGAAATAAAAGAAGTTTATCCATAAACTTGAAAACCGAAGAAAGTAAGGAAATTATGAAGCGACTAATTAAAAAAGCAGATGTGATTATTCATAACTTTCGACCGGGGGTTGCTGAACGATTAAATATTGATTATAAAAGTGTATCAGAAATAAATGAACAAATTGTTTATTGTTCAATTTCAGGATATGGGGAAACGGGACCCTATGCCAAACGACCGGGCCAAGACCTAATTCTTCAAGGATACAGTGGTGCGATGTGGAATACTGGGACAAAGAACGATCCTCCTTTGCCTTTAGGCATGTATGTAAGTGATGCAACGGCAGCACATATCGCGTTTGAGGGAATATTAGCAGCTTTATTTTATAGGGAAAGAAAAGGTAAAGGTCAAAAGGTAGAAGTCAATATGTTAAATGCTGTTATGGATCTTCAGGTTCAAGAGCTAAGTGTTTATCTAACTGGAGACGTTAAACCAGAACGAACAAACGAACCTTTGGCTAATATTTTTTTAACTGCGCCTTATGGGGTTTATAAAACAAAAGACAGCTATATGACACTAGCAATCGGTCCGATAGATGTGCTTGGCGAGGCTCTTGACAACGATCGGTTACGTTCGTTTACAGAATGGAATGACGGAATGATTCATCGTGATG from Pueribacillus theae encodes:
- a CDS encoding MaoC family dehydratase, whose product is MGVDRYWDDYNVGEIFTTTGRTVTDSDIRMFFGATDASHPAHVDAEYCKQHPFGKIVVPGALTIGIVDGFVLRDVVSQRLKIAHYGYDKIRFLRPVCPGDTIFLEVKVLDKKERNEEFGVVTFEYKVKNQKNESVAIIHDLQMIEKRQVKEK
- a CDS encoding CaiB/BaiF CoA transferase family protein, encoding MMKDSGALDGIKVLDFSLAMSGPFAAQKLGDMGAEVIKIEPTGDGEWHRTRPAANAWVNKLNSSFISFNRNKRSLSINLKTEESKEIMKRLIKKADVIIHNFRPGVAERLNIDYKSVSEINEQIVYCSISGYGETGPYAKRPGQDLILQGYSGAMWNTGTKNDPPLPLGMYVSDATAAHIAFEGILAALFYRERKGKGQKVEVNMLNAVMDLQVQELSVYLTGDVKPERTNEPLANIFLTAPYGVYKTKDSYMTLAIGPIDVLGEALDNDRLRSFTEWNDGMIHRDEIYRIVSDILPQKTTKEWIDILDQYNFWAGPVYDYNDLIKDPQVKHNEMIVEMDHPTEGKLKLLGIPYKFSESPGTFRYYPPLIGEQTDEILYEAGFSQEQVSELKKNNVVFNETDPVEERS